A portion of the Bacillota bacterium genome contains these proteins:
- a CDS encoding FAD-dependent oxidoreductase has translation MSTQDIYDLVVVGGGPAGLAAAIYGGRANLKTVLLERGATGGQAATTFRVENYPGFPDGVGGPELMQMMEEQAKAFGAEVTFGEVQGIRMERSASHGAESCGQAGDGPGGAHVSSGASIGIDSSESAIEWMGPFVVASTSGEIRGKTVIIATGTEPARLGVPGETELRGRGVSYCATCDGAFFRDKSVVVVGGGDSAIEEAIFLTRFAKTVMVVHRRDVLRATKILQQRAFDNPKIQFAWNSVVTTIVGTNKVEGVRLRNTKDGSERDLLADGVFIYVGSRPNTEFLKGFLSLSAQGYIVTDERMRTQIGGIFAAGDVRQKTLRQIVTAVSDGAIAAVEAEKLIAH, from the coding sequence ATGTCTACACAGGATATTTACGATCTAGTAGTGGTGGGAGGAGGCCCGGCGGGCCTAGCTGCAGCTATTTATGGTGGACGAGCTAATTTGAAAACGGTGCTTCTCGAACGGGGCGCTACCGGAGGGCAGGCCGCCACGACTTTTAGGGTTGAAAACTATCCCGGCTTTCCAGATGGGGTGGGAGGCCCGGAATTGATGCAAATGATGGAGGAGCAGGCGAAGGCTTTCGGGGCAGAGGTGACTTTTGGTGAAGTTCAGGGCATAAGGATGGAACGGTCGGCTTCTCATGGCGCTGAATCTTGTGGACAGGCCGGGGATGGGCCAGGCGGCGCCCATGTGAGCAGTGGGGCTTCTATAGGGATCGATTCTTCTGAATCTGCCATTGAATGGATGGGACCTTTCGTGGTGGCTTCCACTTCAGGCGAGATTCGTGGTAAAACGGTGATAATCGCCACAGGCACAGAACCTGCTCGTCTCGGTGTCCCAGGTGAGACAGAGCTACGGGGCCGCGGGGTGTCCTATTGCGCCACATGTGATGGGGCGTTCTTTCGAGATAAATCGGTGGTTGTAGTAGGAGGCGGAGATTCTGCCATTGAGGAAGCCATTTTCCTTACACGTTTTGCCAAAACGGTAATGGTAGTTCACAGGAGAGATGTCCTGAGGGCGACGAAGATCCTCCAGCAGCGGGCGTTCGATAATCCGAAAATCCAGTTCGCATGGAACTCAGTGGTAACCACGATAGTGGGGACGAACAAGGTGGAGGGCGTACGACTCCGAAACACCAAGGATGGAAGCGAACGAGACCTTCTGGCAGACGGTGTTTTCATCTATGTGGGTTCCAGGCCTAACACGGAATTTCTGAAGGGGTTCTTGTCACTCAGCGCGCAGGGATACATTGTCACAGACGAACGAATGCGCACTCAGATCGGAGGAATATTTGCCGCAGGCGATGTTCGCCAGAAGACACTGAGGCAGATAGTCACGGCAGTTAGCGACGGAGCCATTGCGGCAGTGGAAGCCGAAAAGCTCATAGCGCACTGA
- a CDS encoding D-alanyl-D-alanine carboxypeptidase, giving the protein MRGILYGGGCLGERMFISCRRIAITGAIICMMAIAMIVLLVHTQGFQSVSSRYRYADDYQEVVYVPDYASGPYITAGAAILVERNTGTVLYARNEHVRRPPASTTKIMTALLAIERGDLDSIVTVSKRAAGIEGSSLWLRPGEKIRLYDLLKGVMLRSGNDGCVAIAEHIAGSQEAFVEMMNQKARQLGARNTHFMNPHGLHHPNHYSSAFDLALMACYGLRYPEFAEIVRTREAMIESEGKEGAIKRQLANTNALLWSFEGADGVKTGTTSAAGYCLVASATRDGCQYVSVVLHSDARWSDSARLLDYAFKEFHLATLAKKGQPLTRIPVRGGLEGEVPVVPLRDLQMVVRKRDLGAIKLKIMAEEPVKAPVKAGERLGSLVVYFDDQSIASVDLIAERSVGRRRIWNLWLERLSWRNR; this is encoded by the coding sequence ATGCGGGGGATTTTGTATGGCGGAGGGTGCCTCGGTGAGAGGATGTTCATTAGTTGCCGGCGAATAGCAATAACGGGCGCCATTATTTGCATGATGGCGATTGCCATGATAGTTCTTCTCGTTCATACCCAGGGATTTCAGTCAGTATCCAGCCGGTACCGGTATGCCGATGACTACCAGGAGGTGGTATATGTCCCTGATTATGCGTCAGGACCGTATATTACGGCAGGCGCAGCTATCTTGGTGGAGCGGAATACCGGTACAGTTCTTTATGCGAGGAATGAACATGTAAGGCGACCTCCGGCCAGCACAACCAAGATCATGACCGCGCTGCTGGCCATCGAAAGAGGAGATCTCGATTCCATCGTAACTGTAAGTAAAAGGGCTGCCGGCATCGAGGGATCATCGCTCTGGCTGCGGCCGGGGGAGAAGATCCGGCTTTATGACCTTCTTAAGGGCGTGATGTTGAGGTCCGGAAATGATGGATGCGTTGCTATAGCCGAGCACATCGCCGGATCTCAGGAAGCTTTCGTGGAAATGATGAATCAGAAGGCACGCCAGCTGGGTGCGCGAAATACGCATTTTATGAATCCGCATGGCCTTCATCATCCAAATCATTATTCGAGTGCCTTTGATCTGGCTCTTATGGCGTGCTATGGCCTGAGGTACCCGGAATTTGCCGAGATAGTGCGGACTCGCGAGGCGATGATCGAATCTGAAGGGAAAGAGGGGGCGATCAAGCGACAGCTGGCAAATACCAACGCCCTTTTGTGGAGCTTTGAGGGGGCGGATGGGGTAAAAACGGGAACTACTTCGGCTGCTGGTTACTGTTTGGTGGCGTCAGCAACCAGAGATGGCTGCCAGTATGTCTCGGTAGTACTGCATAGCGATGCTAGATGGAGTGATTCTGCCCGGCTTCTTGATTATGCTTTCAAGGAGTTTCATCTTGCAACCTTAGCCAAGAAGGGACAACCGCTCACCAGGATACCTGTAAGGGGCGGCCTAGAGGGTGAGGTTCCCGTAGTTCCGTTGAGGGACCTACAGATGGTGGTAAGAAAAAGGGATCTTGGCGCTATAAAGCTCAAGATTATGGCAGAAGAACCGGTAAAGGCGCCTGTCAAGGCCGGTGAAAGGCTGGGAAGTCTGGTTGTCTACTTTGACGATCAGTCCATTGCTTCGGTAGATCTTATAGCAGAGAGGTCGGTTGGGCGTCGCCGGATATGGAACCTCTGGCTGGAAAGATTATCTTGGCGCAATCGATGA